A window from Scheffersomyces stipitis CBS 6054 chromosome 7, complete sequence encodes these proteins:
- a CDS encoding predicted protein has protein sequence MAGNPWAKRDAWRYEGQFSRINRFKSAFPGLGLGAGAFVLYVAYEKLVLKKDDAHHH, from the coding sequence ATGGCAGGAAACCCTTGGGCAAAGAGAGACGCATGGAGATACGAGGGCCAATTCAGCCGTATCAACAGATTCAAAAGTGCATTCCCCGGTTTGGGGCTTGGTGCTGGAGCCTTTGTACTTTACGTTGCTTATGAAaagttggtgttgaagaaggacgaTGCCCACCACCACTGA
- a CDS encoding mitochondrial ribosome small subunit component has protein sequence MKIQSKATTVLERTSHYLKVGVLKQKPAWYDVVGAFPPHTDLTKKPKVLELKTQKPDPFTSLFGTSRNDGTVKTRASAFDRLQKNNSISRIPQLEFLEDELRDVFYHQHPWEFSRPKTLIENKGDEYKDCDWSHMLQFNKPLDGESVVQRTLWLLADSKKNGPKLSLFEAYDKARFEFYRLRMREEMNSSVSREESVMYGAVFPTTHLEWGVQKEQEYIDVWAKVASDKTKVASANRGRGTSAGSGADEEKGAETSIWESSFEISDAEEVVEEK, from the coding sequence ATGAAGATACAGTCCAAGGCCACCACGGTCTTAGAGAGAACTTCACACTACTTGAAGGTTGGAGTGTTGAAACAGAAGCCAGCCTGGTATGATGTAGTAGGAGCCTTTCCTCCTCACACAGATCTCACCAAGAAGCCGAAGGttttggagttgaaaaCACAGAAACCAGACCCATTCACATCGTTGTTCGGCACATCGAGAAATGATGGCACGGTTAAGACTCGTGCCAGTGCCTTTGACCGTTTGCAGAAGAATAACAGCATCCTGAGAATCCCCCAGTTGGAGTTCTTGGAAGACGAGTTGAGAGACGTATTCTACCACCAGCACCCGTGGGAATTTTCGCGTCCCAAGACGTTGATCGAAAACAAGGGTGACGAATACAAGGACTGTGACTGGTCACATATGTTGCAGTTCAACAAGCCGTTGGACGGTGAGTCTGTCGTGCAAAGAACATTGTGGTTGTTGGCtgattccaagaagaacggCCCAAAGTTGTCACTTTTCGAGGCCTACGACAAGGCCAGATTTGAATTCTACCGCTTGAGAATGCGAGAGGAAATGAACAGCTCAGTATCCAGAGAAGAATCGGTTATGTACGGAGCTGTTTTCCCTACTACCCATCTTGAATGGGGTGTACAAAAGGAACAAGAATACATCGATGTGTGGGCAAAGGTTGCCCTGGACAAGACCAAGGTAGCCCTGGCTAATAGAGGTAGAGGTACTTCTGCCGGCTCAGGTgctgacgaagaaaaggGAGCCGAAACTTCAATCTGGGAAAGCAGTTTCGAGATCTCTGATGCcgaagaagttgtcgaaGAAAAGTAA
- the MSN4 gene encoding zf-C2H2 Zinc finger, C2H2 type (zinc finger transcription factor~go_component nucleus~go_function nucleic acid binding; zinc ion binding), with protein sequence MSSDYPPVFDNPASSSSYLGSQFFNFEGSYNQADLMGLPQNSTSGENVAVAAVSAVQSSPVDENSSTININTINNINANGNANASSTGNAANNANNTIDPLFDYSASFAGLGNNNTIASGNSNISPITVIPESLHINDEIFFNNNYQFTNGAVGSGTGSTAQYDTHNDDMASNMSSTNSLNNYFQRSNQMSAPGYSPQLLQSKAAGGSNQKLHQQFQQQQQHLLQQQQHQIQHQILSTQSYPLLNSNYTTSNNNNINNVSSSNNHINSNSNTTNTNSTNSNSNTTNTAGKPSSSSSSFSSSSSNSMVPSAAATTPTISETSVFTATTPSIHAANAAQFSAQVVTPQYTINRQLRHNSTSVPVDQLTSLSLKSLSTPTSATGLGLGLQSLPQNQQLQQQPQSARKSPSPDYYYTSNVSPVIDETPEERTINPRQLFTSSSKIPTSMSSPTLSTLFSSYTNNNNGNSSISNNNSNSSNNNTSNNAVSMNGISATLSSQKVPPQNRLFSSNIPNLANSATSNVANSNGTPLATNRSDLQLDFKMNDECYNAITYWLNNTLSSTARDDLSNVDMNNLDDVAAKIMVNPTGIIKGNIQNFSKNRSHSYSATSNNGMYRRRNSVQSPTVLESFPQSSSSDIQMQKLQQSQQITQQMIDTYSAGQKKKRRKSSVSYDSTINVNVGTMNSVNNTVLRSSPTQGSPNISPTTSNVLFAPGSSVKLESVPDLEPRRARKSSPAKENSDSPTAAAGTSPEKSKAVAAGVPMTPNNNGAFSCTECDKQFKRSEHLKRHIRSVHSNIRPFHCKYCEKKFSRSDNLAQHLKTHYRVDSEGNTNIIYGNPNNHSRTNSSGAPAVVANQGKKK encoded by the coding sequence ATGTCCCTGGACTACCCTCCTGTCTTTGACAACCCCGCCTCCAGCAGCTCGTACTTGGGCTCGcagttcttcaacttcgaaGGCTCCTACAACCAGGCAGACCTCATGGGCCTTCCCCAGAATAGCACCAGCGGCGAGAACGTAGCAGTAGCAGCTGTATCGGCCGTCCAATCGTCGCCCGTAGATGAGAACTCATCGACTATTAATATCAACACGATTAACAACATCAACGCCAACGGCAACGCCAATGCGTCTTCTACTGGTAATGCGGCCAATAACGCTAACAACACCATTGACCCGCTCTTTGACTACCTGGCTTCCTTTGCCGGACTCGGAAATAACAATACCATAGCCTCGGGAAACAGTAACATCTCGCCCATCACAGTGATTCCCGAACTGCTCCACATCAACGAcgagatcttcttcaacaacaactacCAGTTCACCAACGGAGCAGTCGGTTCCGGCACCGGCCTGACCGCTCAGTATGATACCCACAATGACGACATGGCTAGCAACATGTCCTCTACAAACTCATTGAACAACTACTTCCAGAGACTGAACCAGATGAGCGCACCAGGCTATTCACCACAACTCTTACAATCCAAAGCAGCCGGTGGCAGCAACCAGAAGTTGCACCAGCAGttccagcaacagcagcagcatcttctccagcagcagcagcaccagATCCAGCACCAGATTCTACTGACACAACTGTATCCGTTGTTGAATAGTAACTATACTACTTCcaataacaataacatCAATAATGTCAGCAGCAGTAACAATCATATCAACAGTAATAGTAATACTACTAATACTAATTCTACCAATAGTAATAGTAATACCACCAATACTGCCGGTAAAccgtcttcttcactgCTGTCgttctcttcctcttcttctaactCGATGGTGCCTTCCGCTGCTGCCACCACTCCAACAATCTCGGAAACCAGTGTCTTTACAGCTACGACTCCTTCTATACATGCGGCAAATGCTGCACAGTTTCTGGCGCAAGTCGTAACGCCGCAGTATACCATCAATCGCCAGTTGAGACACAACTCTACATCAGTCCCGGTCGACCAATTGACGCTGCTCTCGCTCAAGTCGCTTTCGACACCTACCTCAGCTACAGGTTTAGGCTTGGGGTTGCAATCCCTTCCACAAAAtcagcagcttcagcaacagccGCAGTCTGCCAGAAAATCACCTTCTCCAGACTATTACTACACTTCCAACGTATCACCGGTAATAGACGAGACGCCGGAAGAAAGAACCATCAACCCCCGTCAACTCTTCACTTCCAGCAGTAAGATCCCCACGTCTATGTCGTCGCCAACACTATCGACATTATTCTCAAGCTACACtaacaacaacaatggTAACAGTAGTATTAGtaacaataatagcaacAGTAGTAACAACAATACTAGTAATAATGCTGTCAGTATGAATGGCATTAGTGCTACGCTCAGTTCCCAAAAAGTACCTCCTCAGAATCGTTTGTTTTCCCTGAATATCCCAAACTTGGCCAACCTGGCCACATCCAACGTCGCGAACTCCAACGGCACCCCATTGGCAACTAATAGACTGGACTTGCAGTTggacttcaagatgaacGACGAATGCTACAACGCCATCACGTACTGGCTCAACAACACTCTTTCGTCTACTGCACGTGACGACTTGAGCAACGTTGAcatgaacaacttggacGATGTTGCTGCCAAAATTATGGTGAACCCCACGGGAATTATCAAGGGTAACATCCagaacttctccaagaacCGGTCGCACTCGTACTCTGCGACATCCAACAACGGTATGTATCGTCGTAGGAATTCTGTCCAGTCGCCCACCGTTTTGGAATCGTTCCCCCAGCTGCTGAGTCTGGACATCCAGATGCAGAAATTGCAGCAGTCGCAGCAAATTACGCAACAGATGATCGACACCTATTCTGCtggccagaagaagaagaggagaaAGTCAAGTGTCAGCTACGATAGCACCATAAACGTAAACGTAGGCACTATGAACTCTGTAAACAACACCGTCTTGAGACTGTCTCCTACTCAGGGATCACCTAACATTTCACCCACTACTTCTAACGTTCTTTTTGCTCCAGGTAGTTCTGTCAAGTTGGAAAGCGTTCCGGATTTGGAGCCTCGTCGAGCCAGAAAGAGCTCTCCGGCCAAAGAAAACTCTGATAGTCCTACGGCTGCAGCAGGAACATCGCCAGAAAAGTCGAAAGCAGTAGCTGCAGGTGTTCCTATGACTCCGAATAATAACGGAGCATTCTCATGTACCGAATGTGACAAGCAGTTCAAGCGGTCGGAGCATCTTAAGAGACACATCCGGTCGGTGCATTCCAATATTCGTCCGTTCCACTGCAAATACTGcgagaagaagttctcAAGATCGGACAACTTGGCCCAGCACTTGAAGACGCATTACCGGGTCGATTCTGAGGGGAACACCAATATCATCTACGGCAACCCGAATAACCATTCGCGGACAAACAGTTCGGGTGCTCCTGCAGTAGTAGCCAACCAAGGCAAGAAAAAGTAA